ttgtaaataatatgtttgtatttattttatgtgcttctgtttttctgatttgattttctatccttatttttgcattgataatttatattattattctttttttattttattggaaaagtagtttcttttacgctatatataagaatgatggtcgaattaaaaaatatctatctaaCCGTAGTTTTTTCCTATActtaaaaatttctttggaactggaaaaagtatataaaaaaatagttattttctattatattagtggttaacattttacatttttttttttactttattttctatgattttgttctttctttacattttttttttttgtccctatttcctaatttatatttttttttgttcaaattgcttttttttttctttctaaattttacattgaattcaaggaaaccatggagagagagagtttacattaattgttgttttgagtacgaggtatgacgattttttaatttacattgttcactgatttttttttttccatgtataATGCAGattgttaacgtgcttaattgatagacaatattgattttcaaggtttcatatgaaccagaaaaatatatggaaaagaaaactttaatttattatattattattttccatttttcattttttttgtccatattttctatggttctcttatttcatttcctctcttcttcttcttcttcttcttcttcttctttttagtttttttatgtaattaatatattatttttcattcaaattgcttattttatcttttgtaaattttacattaaattcaagaaaatgatggtgagaaaGAGTTTCCTATGATTGTTTTTTGTAcggggtatgatgattttttagcgtattatgtttattgagtagttttttattactttgtgtaatacaaaaaagataacactattatatgaacataaatttcctacaaaccggtttgtaggaaatttcttacgatccacatataagattgacatatgtcatttgacatgtgagaaacatatgttatttaaatagcatgtacgaaaaaaaaatagcatcaataaaaaacatgtgcttctcacatgtttaaaagatacgtgtctttttaaaatgtgagttgtaaaaaatttcttataagaaatttttgtccctattatattatattagtgtttttcagttttcatttttttatttatattttctatgcttctcttcttccatttttttttattattattatgaaactaaattatatagaagaatcccgcgcatagcacgggttatgagctagttaaCATGAACTTGAAGCACAGCAGGTCAAAGGGAGGAGGAGAGACCATGAAGCAGCACGTGTGAAGCCATCAGATGAGCACTTTTGGTTTGGTCGCCCTGCCATTGTTCTTTACTTGATTCAATTCATTTTGTTTCAGAATTCATTTGAGATTGCCTTCTTCCTCTGGATCTTGGTGAGGAAATGTGTATCAGCCTGAATAGTTCAGTTCGCATTCAATTCGAAAGCCATACATGCAACTGCATTTTCACTTTCATCAAATTTACTCCTCTGCAGTGCACATACGGATTCAAATCATGCATCATTGAAAAATTGGGCTTCGGCGTCACAAGACTTATTATGGGGTAATACTGATCATACGGAACATATGTTAGTTACCTAGACAATGTTTTGTGCATATTATTCACCTGCTCACATAATGGTGTTTCCTTATGCAGTGTGATTGTTCAAGTGCTGTGCAGTTACAGCACCTTGCCTTTGTATGCTCTTGTGAGCCAGGTTAGATACACGTGCTTCCTTGTTAGCGTGATTGATAAGCTTCACCTGAAATCTGATATCCTCTATTCTTTTCtgcccactttttttttctctcttttttttttttttttttttttttttttttttttttttttttttttttcaaaatatttgctCTGAAGATGGGTAGCTCGTTTAAACAAGGCATCTTTAAAGATGGTGTGGAATCAGCTGTAAGATTATGGGCTGAACCTATAATAAAGGAAAGAGATGGGAGTCAAACACAAATGGATAAAATGGTTCGAGAATCACCACAAAGTGCTCAAATTTCAGAGCAAGCAATGGTTGTGATTGAAGAAACTACGACATCAGTAGCACCTGACCTCCCCTGTGTAGCCCAACGACCTTTCCATTATCTGAACTTACTTCAGAGATATCCTACGTATTCAGTTTCATAATGTAtaaggatatataagatattttGCTTCACTTTCATGAAAAAAGGGGCATAGCTTTTCAACAATAATAAAGGTCCATAGTCTTCAAATGTAGGATCAAAATTTGGCATTCACCAAATATTAGGCAGTTTAAGGGATGGCAGACTGGAATCACCTGTAATGTTGATTGTGACAGAATTATTCTAAGTTCAGTCGATCAGACTTAAAGTTGGATCGTTCGAACAAAAGATCACATTTTGGCTCGATCCAACATCAATCCACCAATCAATCGAACTTCCTGAAATAGAATTTTGGATTTCTATTGATGGCCTGTTTTGACTTACTAAACgttggttttgaaattttttcatgaaatacaAATTTGTATCCCTTTGAATAAACTTTCTAAAGCCACCAAGTTTACCTTCATTGGTTTGTGGGATAACAAGATATAGTCAATTTACCATGACTGGTCTGCCCGTAAATTAGTGTCCATCATTCTTTTCGGGTCGGAGAGAATTCGTCATCAAATTCAAATTGTCTTTGTCTCAATCTTTTGGACGTCTAATCATGTCTAAGAGTGGTCATTGGGTAAGGCTTCGAGCTGGGAAGAGGGGTCTCCCAGCCCAAAGCTTCGTTTTGAGATGTTAGGTTTTTTAGGTCCATGTTCGGGTTTGTGAAGGATGGGCAGGTGAAGGGAATGGAAGAGAAGAAAGGTTGAGAAATAGTGAAAAGAACCAGATAAGGACGAGCGCGTGGGATGGGGTTGGTTAAAAGTGAGACTCTAGTACAAACCCTTGATCACCATACCAATGTTGAGCCTCAACTCCTCAAGGCCAATTAAATTTTGCAACTCTACGAGGTCAAGGGTCTATTCCATTATTTTGCATTGTTCGAACTCACAGTGacttgtataaaattttatctaaaatagctaacGAAAATTCACTTTCGCTAGTTTAGCTAACTATTTTTAAACACCT
The sequence above is drawn from the Alnus glutinosa chromosome 11, dhAlnGlut1.1, whole genome shotgun sequence genome and encodes:
- the LOC133881368 gene encoding MLO-like protein 13, with product MGLEAAREQRETKTEGISGWREEFSGAVAAPTRSKFDRNLQGNRRREPGSLLQEPPHADENLDLFSRNRRTLSSDESSKAQQVKGRRRDHEAARVKPSDEHFWFGRPAIVLYLIQFILFQNSFEIAFFLWILCTYGFKSCIIEKLGFGVTRLIMGVIVQVLCSYSTLPLYALVSQMGSSFKQGIFKDGVESAVRLWAEPIIKERDGSQTQMDKMVRESPQSAQISEQAMVVIEETTTSVAPDLPCVAQRPFHYLNLLQRYPTYSVS